The DNA region AATTTGTTGGCATCTGCTCTTTGCTTTGATGCCCGCAATTCGGGCAGGTGATCGTTGATGCCAGTTCTATGATTGCACTATTGGACATGGCTTTGTTCCACCTTTAATTTCTCAGGAGGGAAGCCGGTTGCTTTGATGGCTTCTAATATCTTCTGTTCTTCAATGATCTGCGAATTGTAAACGATTACCGCTTGCTTGTTTCCATAGGTGATTTGCGCGCTGTCGATACCTTCAATCTTTTTCAATTCTCCCTGAATTCCA from Verrucomicrobiota bacterium includes:
- a CDS encoding heavy metal-associated domain-containing protein yields the protein QRLFEQGLVSILAVGFLAYPSIANLMLNASEDTEIAMGPNSSELVVSIPTMDCAACAVGIQGELKKIEGIDSAQITYGNKQAVIVYNSQIIEEQKILEAIKATGFPPEKLKVEQSHVQ